From a region of the Paraburkholderia caribensis genome:
- a CDS encoding dihydroneopterin aldolase — protein sequence MDRFNPGSSPIHFTVVLPSSARPAHEPAEPPQRGAALDIVYIEGFVAQTVIGIDAAELHERQPVQLDLAIGVPSLRACETDRIDDTINYAAVRAELHTLLATHKVQLLEALAEQIARLLIDRFGAQWVRVKLCKPAKFDDVAAVGVIIERQRERVE from the coding sequence ATGGACCGTTTCAACCCCGGCAGCAGTCCCATCCATTTCACTGTCGTGTTGCCGTCCAGCGCGCGGCCTGCGCATGAGCCGGCAGAGCCGCCGCAGCGCGGCGCCGCGCTCGATATCGTGTATATCGAGGGCTTCGTCGCGCAGACGGTGATCGGCATCGATGCGGCTGAACTGCACGAGCGCCAGCCCGTGCAACTGGATCTCGCGATCGGCGTGCCGTCGCTGCGCGCGTGCGAGACGGACCGGATCGACGACACGATCAATTACGCGGCCGTGCGCGCCGAGCTGCACACGCTGCTTGCGACACACAAGGTGCAGCTTCTCGAAGCGCTGGCTGAGCAGATCGCCCGGCTGTTGATCGACAGGTTCGGCGCTCAGTGGGTACGCGTCAAGTTGTGCAAACCCGCAAAGTTCGACGATGTCGCCGCCGTCGGTGTGATCATCGAACGGCAGCGCGAGCGCGTTGAGTGA
- the fae gene encoding formaldehyde-activating enzyme, whose product MAKINRVMVGESLIGEGNEVAHIDLIIGPRGSAAESAFCHALTNNKDGFTSLLAVVAPNLLTKPNTVMFNKVTIKGAKQAVQMFGPAQHAVALAVADCVEDGTIPKDEADDLFVCVGVFIHWEADDDKKIQEFNYKATREALQRAVAGEPSAADVVSKKASAAHPFAPN is encoded by the coding sequence ATGGCCAAGATCAACCGCGTAATGGTAGGCGAGTCGCTTATCGGCGAGGGCAATGAAGTTGCCCACATCGATCTGATCATCGGGCCGCGAGGCTCGGCAGCCGAATCGGCTTTCTGCCACGCGCTCACCAACAACAAGGACGGCTTCACGTCGCTGCTCGCAGTCGTTGCGCCGAATCTGCTGACCAAGCCCAACACCGTGATGTTCAACAAGGTGACGATCAAGGGCGCGAAGCAGGCGGTGCAGATGTTCGGTCCGGCGCAGCATGCCGTGGCGCTCGCCGTCGCGGATTGCGTCGAAGACGGCACGATTCCGAAGGACGAAGCCGACGACCTGTTCGTCTGTGTCGGCGTCTTCATCCACTGGGAAGCCGACGACGACAAGAAGATCCAGGAGTTCAACTACAAGGCCACACGTGAGGCACTGCAGCGCGCGGTAGCGGGCGAGCCGAGCGCCGCCGACGTCGTGTCGAAGAAGGCCTCGGCTGCACACCCGTTTGCGCCGAACTAG
- a CDS encoding triphosphoribosyl-dephospho-CoA synthase translates to MDADDLLGRARAAFLLACRLDVETAKPGNVSIASAGHGMQAAQFIDSAEAAAPALFARGARVGERILDAVTRTQRVAGCNTNLGIVLLVAPLAAALETLSAAVSTASPLDAARWQTSVESVLSRLDVDDARAAYRAISLANPGGLGDAPEQSVHAPPTVGLREAMSLAAERDSIARQYANGFAGIFGTGLDAIAKSHCSTTTGITLDVFLTFLGAWPDSHILRKHGAPVAQSVTREARERHVQWRGEHAARLDAWDAELKAQGVNPGTSADLSVATLFAAALLDPSRFMSERP, encoded by the coding sequence ATGGACGCTGATGATCTGCTCGGCCGCGCCCGCGCCGCCTTTTTGCTAGCGTGCCGGCTCGATGTCGAAACGGCGAAGCCGGGCAATGTCAGCATCGCGAGCGCGGGACACGGGATGCAGGCGGCGCAGTTCATCGACAGCGCCGAAGCCGCCGCGCCCGCGCTGTTCGCGCGCGGCGCGCGCGTCGGCGAGCGCATTCTCGATGCCGTGACGCGCACGCAGCGCGTCGCGGGCTGCAATACGAATCTGGGCATCGTGCTGCTGGTCGCGCCGCTTGCCGCCGCGCTGGAAACCTTGAGCGCAGCAGTATCGACTGCAAGTCCACTGGACGCCGCGCGCTGGCAGACATCCGTTGAAAGCGTGCTGTCGCGCCTCGACGTCGACGACGCCCGCGCTGCCTATCGCGCGATCTCGCTCGCCAATCCAGGCGGACTGGGCGACGCCCCCGAGCAGTCGGTGCATGCGCCGCCCACCGTCGGTCTGCGCGAGGCGATGTCACTGGCCGCCGAACGCGACAGCATCGCGCGTCAATACGCGAACGGTTTCGCCGGCATCTTCGGCACGGGCCTCGACGCAATCGCGAAATCGCACTGCAGCACGACGACGGGTATCACACTTGACGTCTTTCTCACCTTCCTCGGCGCGTGGCCCGATTCGCACATACTGCGCAAGCATGGCGCGCCCGTGGCGCAAAGTGTCACGCGCGAGGCGCGCGAACGTCATGTGCAATGGCGCGGCGAGCACGCCGCCCGGCTCGATGCATGGGACGCCGAACTGAAGGCGCAAGGCGTCAACCCAGGCACGAGCGCCGATCTGAGCGTCGCAACGCTGTTCGCCGCCGCGCTGCTCGACCCTTCGCGCTTCATGAGCGAGCGTCCCTGA